Genomic DNA from Primulina huaijiensis isolate GDHJ02 unplaced genomic scaffold, ASM1229523v2 scaffold35855, whole genome shotgun sequence:
TTTGTTGTTTTTAGAGGGCGAAGTAAGAAAAACGTTTTGAATACTTTTATTTGTGATGGTATCAAATTGAATTAaagttaatttttatattgaacTAATACATATTAAAGTATCATATTGAATCAAAGATAATATTCATGTTAAATATTTTGGGCAAAGACTTGTGTGAAActatctcacgggtcgtattttgtgagacggatcttttatttgggtcatccatgaaaaagtattactttttatgctaagagtattattttttattgtaaatatcggtaaagtcgtcccgtctcacagataaagattcgtgagaccgtctcacaagagacatactcaatattttgaaatacttatatattataaatatagttaattatgtcaatgaatatatattataattttttaatttacttttatgacttgttaaaattttgaatctttattgttatttattagtTATTTCAatcttatttgtgatttttcTTTGTTATAGAGAATTTGTATTGTAGATGTTTATCTTTATCTATTAGATTTGAAAGATTTGTGGTGGAGATAACATgtgtaaaaatttatattatttactttcatatataaatataaataattcagTTCAATGAAAATTGCATCTCAGTATTAAGTCTCATATCTTTTTTTCTTATGAAttctctctaattttttttttatgatttataacaTCCTTGataatttatctattttttaacattttcaattttaacGTATATGTTTTTTCAGTCACCAATTATATCttcttttttcattatttttcgcATGTTTATGTTGACTTTTCCATTTTAATAATTGACATCGAATATAATTACTTCATAGTATACCATTTATTCAAGTTTTCCTCTATTTAATAGATAATGATATAAGAAGTAActccaaaaaaaattgtataccTTATTTCAATTAGAAATCAGTCTTCATGTCAATGAATATTTGGTGTCAATCTCCATGTCaaattttttaacttaattCATTGGCgttgaaatattaaaaaaacatattattttatcacattCTTTGTACATAGACTTCTTTTCTCTTAACatgcaaaataataaaaaaaaattctcgtaCCAAATTCATCTAATTCTCATATCAAgccaattattaaatttaatttatttgctactcattGAAGTATTATTGTACAATAATTTAGCTTTAATAGacaaaaatatggtattttaaaatttaaattaagtaattatcaataattatatattattatacaataattgagttatattaataaattactATTTGACTCCAAACAATTGTTCTTTCAcaaaaaaaacttttgtgagacggtctcacggatcaatttcgtgggttgaatcttttatttgggtcatccatgaaaaagtattaatttttatgctaaaaatattattttttattgtgaatataggtagggttcatccatctcacagataaaaattcgtgagaccatctcacaataGACTTACCCTTGTTCTTGATACCCCAATTACATCTCCCTAATATCGAATTTGATCTGATTAATATTCATTATTGCTATTTTTCGTACCTTGTACTATATCTTGTATGATTTTGTGAAAACAACAAGTCTATTATCTAGTTAGTCCAGCATAAATCTCGCATCTTTATGCTTATCATGTTTTGCTTGTAAgggaaaattatgattttggtCATATAAGTTGATATGTTTTGGATTTTAATCACGTGATTTGTCAAAGTTTGCTTTTCATACtatatcttgattttttttgtcttttttgtcCGAAATCACTAAATCTAGCGAATATTTTGCTTATTTGAAATCAATGCTTTCATATGTGGCCTATGTGACGATAGTAAAacctaaattatatatattcaaatatacataaTCAAAATGAAAAGGATTTTCCTACCATTTTTGAAGTATTGTGTGTcgtgttaatttattttttctctttatttttgtttatatgaATATTATTGTATGTAACATGGGCTTTATTTACACAATATGAGTCATTTAAAAgaatataaatatcaaataaagaaTATTCAATGTATTAGTGGCTTCAAGCAAAAAAAGACCCCAAAAAAATCCAAGTAATTGGATGATAATCAAATTTTGATAAGTTACATGATTAAAATCCAAAACAAACCAACTTACATGAccaaaatacttattttttaaatacatcATTTACTGTCATCCAAAAGATGAAATTATTAGGAGTAATTTTATATATCTAATCttgatcaataatttttttttttttgaaaaaatgacCTCTTgtaatatatttcaaaaacaCCAGAGGAGGTCAAGATTATTATTAGGCAAACTTGTAAAAATCTTTTCATATCCCCTTCTAAATTGCACTTTTTCTCCTCAAAttttaggttttttttaatCGAAGTATTAAATACATCGGAAAAAGATAATGTGTTGTCACTAGAAAATGATGACGTGACGAAGAAAATTGACGACGacgaaaaaatattagaattttaaaaaaagtgtaAGTTAATTTACCAAGATCATTGATTGACAAACTTgcaataaaaatgtaattttcttgataattttTTATACGAATATTGTCttatataagatttttttcttaaacTTTTTCATCGAAGTGACATACGTCGGATAAGATAATGTATCAAGATCACTTATTAATCGATCGACAAAAAATGACAAAcatgcaataaaaatataattttctcgaTAATCTTTTATATGGATATTATTCTATGTAAGTCTTTTCTTTAACtttattgataaatatttgtGAACTGAAAACATTCAAGATGAGAGGACAGAGATATGTGTAATCTTCAATCGGTGTCGAGCACATTTATCCGTAAAATGGCCAAAATCATACGACTCTATAATGTAATCAATCAAATTTCAGGAGTTGCCGTTGTGGGTTGATTCGTAACAATGATTCGTAGGCCTTTTAAGTAAGGCCCATCCTAGTGCTGGATATTGAATGGCCTGAACTGATATGTGATACATGGGTTGGTCCATTATAAGCCCGTTAAGTAAAAATTGGGCCTGATCAGGACTTTTACTTTCACAACACACTGGCCTGCTCCGGGTACCAGCGTTGTCCGTTATAGCTGGCAAACCGGGGCTCCATCTAACATTTCTCATCCACCCCAACGATGATGCTGATTTGACTGTATATatctcttttttaaaaaaattaaaattttgaaatatcaattgaatAATTGGTTGGTTTGTTTCCAACGTTGAACTTCACATGTTTTTACTACTTTTTCATGCATTCACAACACATGTTAGTGTCCATACTATTAaaaattggcaaaaacttgtgtgagacggtctcacggatcgtatttgtgagacggatctcttatttggatcatccatgaaaaagtattactttttatgctaagagtattactttttattgtgaatatgggtagggttgacccgtctcacggtctcacagattaagatccgtgagacggtctcacatgagactcacttttgaaaattatcaccaataattattatactgtAAAAAAGAACAGCCTGTCCTGTCAACATATACGGACACATTGCAGTTTGCTGTTGTCTGATTTCTTCGACTTCCACTAGTCTGGATATTTTTTAATGCAAAAGTGCGTGCGTGCGTGCGTGCATGTCCTTTCAGTTTTTCTCTTACTTTCCCATTTGAaagtagaaaattttaaaacaatgaTGTGGATCCTCTGTTGTGAGAGTAAACACAGCATATCATCTCAATTCATATGATAACATTTCAAATTCAGAtgacaatattatatatttgagatgGGGGATAATTGAATCTCAAAATGGAGATTTTTCCATTTTAGACTATATATAAGCTACTGGAAAATGAGTTCAAATCAACTTAAACAGCTATGTTCGAAGTCTAAAACCCATACGTAATTTACAAACGAGAGGGAACTAGTAAAAGCAACTAATTTGAACAAGAGCGTCACAAAAATACAGAGGTGAAATTACAATTACTGGTTCCATGGCAGAAGAAAGGGAGTAGATTGTCTAAACATAACAGTAGTCACAAACAAGCATcctcatatttttatcataaaacaaCCTAAACATTTAACAAAATTTACAGACAAGGAAACATTGTTCGGAAGGAAAAACTACTGTGCACTAAGCCTAAAAAGGTTCCTTTTTGCGATTTGTTGCCAGCTCAGCTCAAAACCCGACCCCAGCAGCGCCGAGCGTGGCTCGCCTGTGCGGCTCCAGCTTTCTGATAGCGTTCTTCCAGAAATGGGACTCGGGTAAGAGCTTGGTAGCTGCAGTACTCATGGGCTCCGACTTGCATCTAGTCAGCGCCAACGGCTCATAAGCAACAGCATTTACAAGTTCCTGCTCAATTATGTTGGCCCTAGACGCGGCCGCCGTGGCGGGTGGCAGGGAGCACGATGAACGCCGCGGCTGCTGGAGTTCGTGTTTCTCCTTTTGTGAATTGGGCTTAGGCTTCGAGTCAACGCTGAGCCTCCTCTTCATTGGGCCTTGTTCGCCACCGCTGCCAACTTTGGCAGGTTTAGCCGGCGGTTTAAGTGGCCTTTCCGGAAGCCACCTGAGAAAATCAGTGCTGCAGACCCAGGTTTCCTTGGAAACCTCCATTGATAACTTCGGTTCACACATCATTAACAGCAAGCAATCGGGTAGCACGTggctttctttttctttctttgcatCTTGACTACCAACAAGAAATTCTCGATTTTCAGGGGCCCCAATTCCTGTCACTGTAGGTGAAGTTGCTGCCTTTTGTTCTTCGGTTCCATCTTTTCGAGAGTTTTCTTCCTCGCAATTCAGCTGGGTTTCCTCCTGATTTACGTCGTAGCAATCTGTAAAACTGGGGTTCCGTTGTGTTTCCTCTCCATCTTGTTTCTCCATTGCAGCATCATGGTGGAGTGTTGGCATTTCGTTGCCCTCGCTTTCTTTGTCATCTGATCCATTCGATGAAGTTAAAAGGCAAAGTGAGGCATCTTCTGCTTCTTCCTCTGGTTGAACTGGATAATCTTCAAAATGTTCAGCATTTTCTTGATCTGAAAGAGCTTCAAATGAAGACATATTCGATTCAAcctcttcctcttcctcctctAATGTCATCTCCTTCGTGACCGCACTTTCTTGCTCTTGCTTTTCTTCCATTTCTTGGAAGCTAATAATTAGCAGTCCTCGACTTTTTTCCTCGTTACAGACGGCTCCTATTTCCGATATCACTTCTGCTTCATTTAGGGTCTCTTGTTCATCTATATGCTCGACTGAAACATCTTCTTCCTCAAAAACCTCGCCTGTTTCAGCTTTATTTCCCATAAAAATCTCATCTTTAACATCACATCCTCGCAAATTCTCCTGTTCTTCACTTTCTACACTAATTGTATCACCATTTTGTACCTCTTCAAATTCATCAACATCTTTACCAACTTGTTCATCATTTTTTCCCTCTTTAATATCCTCATATTCAATTTTATGAGCGGCCTTCGCATCCCAGCTGAACTTGTTGGCAAGAGAAGCCATCTTCATGGGATCGGATCTGCATCTCATCAATAAAAGAGCGTTCTTTGGGGGTATGCAAATGCCCACTCTTGCGGCTTCCTCTTCCCCCTCCAAACTCTGCCCCTTTACTTCGATCCTATTATTCTTAACCTCAATATCTTCAAAGACATGCCTTCTTGAACTCCTCATCGAATATCTCTCCGCCAAGATCTCCTCCTCATCTCCCCCGCCGACCACGAGCTCAATTTCCCTCCTCTTTCCTCCTTCACCATCATTCACAGACACCAGCCACCGCGTAAACACAGCTCCGCATCCATTTTCATTTTCACCTGGTCCACGCTCCTCTGATTTCTCCCTTTCACTTGTAGAAAAACACGAGCTTTTGCACGGGAAAAAACAACTGAATTCGGAACCGAACGACCTTAAACCTTCGCAAATCGATATTGGCAAATGAACCCATTTCTGGTTCCTGTGAGTCAAGCATTCCTGAGACTGCTGCTGCGTCTGAGCGTGAGCACTaggatttgaaaatttttgctGACTGCTAGTTCTATCCTCACCCTGGTACGCTCTAACGCCGCCTAGTTGTTCAATTTTTCTGAAACTAAGATCGCCACCCCGCCTTTTGGAGAAACTCCGAGTTTGCTTAACTCTTTTCTTGGTCTTCACTCTCACCTGTCCGATGCAGGTAACCTTAGGTGAAGAGGGCTCTGGGTTTTCAAAGCTGCAGCCTCTTTTCTTGCCAGATAATGTAAAGAATGGAGAAGCTTGGCCACCCTTGAGGCTGCCATTGGTGCGTAGTCGGCGACTGAGGGAAGAAGTAAGAGAAACAGGACCACAGTCCCTAGTGGCGCGGCCAGGGCTGAGTATTGATTTGGAGAGTTTCATagaagatgatgatgaagacAGCCGAGAAGTGAAGCAAATGAAAAGCTCGCTCGTAGAGGCAGCGGTGTTTGTGCTGCTGCTACCTATGCTTGAAGTGCGGAAATAATGGGGTATATCTAAATCCATCCCTGTTTTCTTGATTTGCGTGATTTTTACTGCTCTCTTTTACTGATTGCTTGCCATGGATGGACAACTGATTGATGGAGTAAAATTTTGGTGTCGTGGGTGTCGTAGAATCACTGTTGAAATGGTGAAAAAAGCTGTGATTTTTTCCATTGTGGGGGTTGCGGTGTACGCAAGCTGTGTACAAGGAAGAGAAAACGCTGCGTGTGTGATAGACAAGGCGGGTCTGTTCTTGGTTGTATCGTTTGTGGGTCGCCATTTGTTATTTTTCCCCATTTAATTTCTCCTTTTTTAAAAACTATTGGTTAATTATATcattaacaaattttatggtaTTTCCACTGTTACGGTGTcgttcaataaattttttttttgaaaaaagaagTTATGTAATAGATACTATTCAAATTATTCTTTCGTTTCAGCTCCGGATCGAACTAATTTTCAATAATCGAACCgactgaaatattttatatataattatataatgaagttgaatacaaaaaataaggaaaaaaataaatataaaaattagcaAATGATATAAACAATTTATCCTAACATTATTATCTTacaaaataacatcaaatttatactattttataaaaattaaacactgAATACACTTACCATTAAGGATGATAGTCGATGGTGAAATAAAACGAAGTTGTAAACTGTAAAAAGCAAAGCACTTAATTGTAATCTGAAAAGGTAAAGTTGGAAGCACCTATTTTATTAAGAAGAACCGATTTGTAATTTGAAATCAGAGAAAAGGCGAAGTACCtatttgtttgaaaataaacaatattatatatatttaattcggTATAGGTACGTTGGATTGAGAAATATAAGTAATCTTAATTTTGATAATTACAAAACTtgctattatatttttaaaatatttactcaATGGTGAAACTGCTAGCTCGAGTTGGAAGCTGAAACTCGAAATCAATCAAGCAGAAAATCTGACGAGTTGcagtgttttgatgatatctcacaTCTTGATGATTTAAATGACAAGCTACCTAAACAACTAAATTTTACGtaagttatttttttacaaaagcTGAGTTGGTTTGAAcgttatttaagcaaaatatcAGTCGCAAAATTGAGCTGATTGAAATGAAAACAACAATCAGCTTAAACGAAGCAGTTCTGGtgttttggtcatatctctcagttTTGTTATTCACATGGAACAATTCAATATGCATTATAAATGTAATATAacgatctacaaatcatcttcataaGTCAAAGTCGAATTGGAACAAAAAAAGCTGATAAACCACGACGACTTTGCTGGTTTTGCACAGAGTGAGAACAAGTTTTAGAATACTAACAGCCTAATATGTCAAACATATCTTTCTCATACAAACATAGAATCGAGTGATTTTTGATTCCATTAAAAGCTAAGAGAAATgattataattttcatgtttatCACTTTGTCCAAAAAGCGACGAATCAAGAGCTATAGAAAAAGCAAAGCCAACAGCTCGACTTCTACTAGCTTGGCAACATCTCAATTGGAACAGCTCGAGTCAAACCAACAGCTCAAGCTCATAACATACCAAATCATATCAGATAAGCACAattgcctaattgaaactcctagcacactcGATTGTATGTCACAATCTCACAATCCGCATAATGTTTATCGTCTCTTATGTCAatactacaaacacaatctttaatgtctttgtgtaaAGATTCACTCGACTAAACTTTGAAACTCGACTCTCATGTGTAAATATGAATGATTGTGTTTGAGGATTTTTTCAATGTATGTATATACCAAATGTATTTTCACACTTGAGTTTGCTCTCATTCTAGCTAACTTCTTCATGTAGGATGCTCATGATTTGAATCATCTTCCAAGACttgtatttaattttcaatatgttatatatatagcCTCCAATTGtaatatatacgttagacacgagaacataattttttgaaaaggtTGTCTATGAATTCTTACATTGAAACGATCAAATTCGTGTTTCTGGCCATTTTTCGAAACTAAACTGTTATTAGATCGAGCTGATCAAACTGTGTTAATATGATGGTCTGATCTGGTCTGTTGGCTTGATATGAGATGTTCGCTTGATCCAAGCTGTTGCCAAGCTAGTTCACATTATCCGAGTGTTCAAAATGAGTTGTTCCATTTTAACTAGTAGTTTCAATCAGGCAAATACTGTGTTTAATCGATTTTtgtgatatattattttgagtgttttatgtttggtttaaaaatcaaactcgattcaATTTATCGGTGTCTAATATTTTAAGAACCATctctaatataaaaaatattttaaaaaaatattttatattttgacatgatctTTTGACAAATATAAGAATAATAAATAGTGAGTTGTTTTTGTGTTACAAatgtaattttgaattttttgtattgATCGAAGTGTaaccatatattttattattaaaataagatgcctcatataatattataaaatgtatTATTGGGAAACTAGTCTATCTATGTGTTATTATGTCTTGATCCATTCTCTTTTAGCATGTGCAAGATGATACTCTTGAGCTATGTTCCATATgctgataataataataaattggaACATCAATTATTTTTGGCAAattttaatttcgaaaattctttttattttttaatgggaAATAAAAGGGAATGGATATTTAGTACGGTCCACTCCCCTTGGGAATCTCTATTAAGAAGAAGTGTGATGGCATTTATGATATTAGTATCCGAAACCAGGGGCTTTGTTGAATCACGTCACGTGGAGACTAAGCAGGGATGTCAAAATCCGACATGATCCATCAACCCGACACGATTTAactcgaaaaaaatcaggtttgagtTTGGAgtttttgggttcgggttggacccgatagttgactcgaaaaaaatgatcgggttgatccgaaaattttatttttttaaaaaaatataattaataaatattacctacatttttatatattgtatgtttgaaaaaatatttattttatatttatatcacaaaatttcataatttaatatttattttgaatatttttattttttaaataattgtttatttgatttaataaatattcttTATAATTCtacgattaaactttcaaatttaaatcaaatatatgagagattttattattatgtgtttaacttaaaatatttgtattattttttttgaattttatttaattttatttttaaaaaattataaaaaaaattcaaaatcgggttatANAAGATATGAAGAAAAGAGATGGATATCCAAAGATGGGAAGCCAAAGTCACCACCTAGGAGAATAGAAGAAAAAACTTCTGTACAGCAGCAAAGACCAAGTGAAAGAAGTGGCTACGGGCATCTCAGCCATTCTGGGCTCTTAGCCGATAAGAGGAAACATGTTCCAGCACCTGTTACGAAAGAAAATATTGCTGCTCCTAGAACTCCTAAAGGATCAGAACAAGTATTTCGAGTTTCATTCTTATTTGACCTTTTTAGTTTACCCGTGTCTTCTTAAAAGTTTGACCACTTATCCTTTTGCATATACATGATGTTATCAATGGAGTTATTTCATGTTGCCATATTCTTATCCTTTCGATACCTATTTAATCAGatacattttatttcaattgaAGATGCTAATTGTTGTCAAATCTGGGAAAGAAATCTGATATGCATTGTAAGCATAGAGTAATTTGTTAAACCATGAAGAGTGCAGAAGTTGATTTATGAAAAACTAGTGCCACTCTCTTTAGAATAAATTATGTTCGAAGGATGAAAATGCAAACTTTAGACCCTTGTTTATCTGTCTAAATTTTTATATGCAGATTGCTCCATCTCATGTGACTGAACAAGTGATTCAGAAAACGGAACCATCTGAACCTACAAAGCATGTTGCAGAAACTGTTTCTCCCCCTAAAGTTGATTATGCTACTGATCTTTTCAATATGCTTTCACTGGATGGTTCCGTTGAAAATTCTGCCATGGTATCTGCGGATGACAATACGTGGGCTGGATTTCAATGTATGTGTGAATTGCTCTCATTCTCTGTCTGCTTATTGTTTGTTTctttttgagaaaatattttaggcACCAAGAATTCAatctcaaatttattttattattttttttggagcATAGTTCAATCTCAATTTTAGGTTCTAAATAGTTTGGTACCTAGACATGTTTCTTCTGTAAGTAACATCTGGCGACTTGCAACAGCTGCTGCATCATCGTCAACAACAGAAAAGACTAGCCAAACAAAACTTGTTGATAACAAGACCCAATCCCCTTCAGGAATTGAAGATCTTTTTACGGGTTCGCCATCAATCATTCCTGGTTTAGTACCAGGGAAACCTCAAAAAGATGCCAAAACAGATATAATGTCTCTTTTTGATCAGGTGTGTTTTGTGCTAGAGAATTTCATTAGCCGTCCCCTACCCCCGCGCTTATGTGCTCTGTTGAACTTTTTTccagttttatttaaataaatgatttaaagaatTCCATTGACTTGTTTCTTTAAGAGGGAACTAAAAGTTTTAATTTAGCTTCGTTCATTCTCGGTCTCTTTCAGAGAGTGTCTAATTTGTAGGTTTCAATAGTTAGAAAGAAA
This window encodes:
- the LOC140968382 gene encoding uncharacterized protein, whose product is MDLDIPHYFRTSSIGSSSTNTAASTSELFICFTSRLSSSSSSMKLSKSILSPGRATRDCGPVSLTSSLSRRLRTNGSLKGGQASPFFTLSGKKRGCSFENPEPSSPKVTCIGQVRVKTKKRVKQTRSFSKRRGGDLSFRKIEQLGGVRAYQGEDRTSSQQKFSNPSAHAQTQQQSQECLTHRNQKWVHLPISICEGLRSFGSEFSCFFPCKSSCFSTSEREKSEERGPGENENGCGAVFTRWLVSVNDGEGGKRREIELVVGGGDEEEILAERYSMRSSRRHVFEDIEVKNNRIEVKGQSLEGEEEAARVGICIPPKNALLLMRCRSDPMKMASLANKFSWDAKAAHKIEYEDIKEGKNDEQVGKDVDEFEEVQNGDTISVESEEQENLRGCDVKDEIFMGNKAETGEVFEEEDVSVEHIDEQETLNEAEVISEIGAVCNEEKSRGLLIISFQEMEEKQEQESAVTKEMTLEEEEEEVESNMSSFEALSDQENAEHFEDYPVQPEEEAEDASLCLLTSSNGSDDKESEGNEMPTLHHDAAMEKQDGEETQRNPSFTDCYDVNQEETQLNCEEENSRKDGTEEQKAATSPTVTGIGAPENREFLVGSQDAKKEKESHVLPDCLLLMMCEPKLSMEVSKETWVCSTDFLRWLPERPLKPPAKPAKVGSGGEQGPMKRRLSVDSKPKPNSQKEKHELQQPRRSSCSLPPATAAASRANIIEQELVNAVAYEPLALTRCKSEPMSTAATKLLPESHFWKNAIRKLEPHRRATLGAAGVGF
- the LOC140968378 gene encoding ADP-ribosylation factor GTPase-activating protein AGD5-like, whose protein sequence is MVKKAVIFSIVGVAVYASCVQGRENAACVIDKAGLFLVVSYEEKRWISKDGKPKSPPRRIEEKTSVQQQRPSERSGYGHLSHSGLLADKRKHVPAPVTKENIAAPRTPKGSEQIAPSHVTEQVIQKTEPSEPTKHVAETVSPPKVDYATDLFNMLSLDGSVENSAMVSADDNTWAGFQSAASSSTTEKTSQTKLVDNKTQSPSGIEDLFTGSPSIIPGLVPGKPQKDAKTDIMSLFDQVCFVLENFISRPLPPRLCALLNFFPVLFK